The DNA sequence ACCATAAGTTTTTGAGAATGTGTTTTTTTAGTATTTACTGTATATTCACAAATTAATTTTTCATCTTCTATAATACATACACTAGTTGAATGTGTAGAAGTATCTATTCCTAATATTTTCATTACTTAGTCAACTCCTTAACTATTTCTTCATACTTTTCTCCTTTTGGAGTTAATATCATTTCTCTTCCTGTTTCTTTATAATTCATCTCTATATATAGGTATTCATTTGGAAGTATGTCCTCTATTAAGTTTGCCCATTCTATTATGCAAACTCCGTCTCCATCTATATATTCATCAAATCCTATATCATACATTTCGTCACTACTTCCGATTCTATATACATCAAAATGATATAAAGGAATTCTTCCTTCATATTCATTTACTATTGTGAACGTAGGACTTGTTATATAATCATCTACTTCTAAAGCTTTCGCTAAACTTTGAGTCATAGTCGTTTTACCTGCGCCTAAGTCTCCAATTAAGCAAATTACACTTTTAGGTGTTACCAGCTGTCCTAATTTATAACCTATATCTTTAGTTTGTTCTTCATTTTCCAAGTATATTTTAACCATCTATATCATCTCCATAAATAAGACTTGTTTATTTTAATTTTTAATATAACAGATATTATTATATTATAAC is a window from the Paraclostridium sordellii genome containing:
- the tsaE gene encoding tRNA (adenosine(37)-N6)-threonylcarbamoyltransferase complex ATPase subunit type 1 TsaE; the encoded protein is MVKIYLENEEQTKDIGYKLGQLVTPKSVICLIGDLGAGKTTMTQSLAKALEVDDYITSPTFTIVNEYEGRIPLYHFDVYRIGSSDEMYDIGFDEYIDGDGVCIIEWANLIEDILPNEYLYIEMNYKETGREMILTPKGEKYEEIVKELTK